The following coding sequences are from one Capsicum annuum cultivar UCD-10X-F1 chromosome 3, UCD10Xv1.1, whole genome shotgun sequence window:
- the LOC107864612 gene encoding UDP-glucosyltransferase 29, with protein METKRNSPSILLFPWLGFGHVNPFLELAKKLSKMNFHIYFLSTPIILKSIKKTLDRISNNNFSIQLVEFHLPSLPKLPPHYHTTNDLPSHLNSTLIQAFQMASSKFPSIIETLKPNLIIYDGFQPWVGNIASSCNINAIMFYVSSASTLAYIYHHFLYGTPSLTPFPFSSLYLHDYEIKKLDIQPIKPRDERAFAYVILKSFEQSHKIVLLNTCREIEGKYIDYVSTISKKELMPIGPLISEVSIGEEEHWVAIQSWLDKKDQFSCVYVSFGSESFFSKQEIEEIAKGLDLSKVSFIWTIKFPKGINTKIEEMVPQGFLESTKGKGMVIEGWAPQSQILNHSSIGGFVTHCGWNSMLESMSFGVPIIAMPMNHDQPLNSRIVEELGIGVDILRGENGEIKREEVAKGIRKVVEENTRKEVNLKARELSEKIKLKGEKAIVEGIKKMLKLLY; from the coding sequence ATGGAAACTAAGAGAAATAGTCCTAGTATCCTACTATTTCCATGGCTAGGTTTTGGTCATGTAAACCCCTTTTTGGAACTAGccaagaaattatcaaaaatgAACTTCCACATATATTTTCTTTCTACACCTATTATTctcaaatctatcaagaaaaccctagatagAATCTCTAATAATAATTTCTCAATACAACTTGTTGAATTTCACTTGCCTTCTTTGCCTAAGTTACCTCCTCATTACCATACAACTAATGACCTCCCTTCCCATCTCAATTCCACTCTCATTCAAGCCTTTCAAATGGCTTCTTCCAAATTTCCAAGCATAATTGAAACTCTAAAACCTAACTTGATTATCTATGATGGGTTCCAACCATGGGTAGGAAATATTGCTTCATCATGTAATATTAATGCTATTATGTTTTATGTTTCTTCAGCTTCTACTCTTGCCTACATCTACCACCATTTTCTTTATGGAACACCAAGCCTTACACCTTTTCCCTTTTCTTCCTTGTACCTTCATGACTATGAGATAAAGAAATTAGACATACAACCGATAAAACCACGTGATGAGAGAGCCTTTGCGTACGTGATCCTTAAATCGTTTGAGCAATCTCACAAAATTGTTTTGTTGAACACTTGTAGGGAGATTGAGGGGAAGTATATAGATTATGTTTCTACCATATCAAAGAAGGAATTGATGCCAATTGGTCCACTTATTAGCGAGGTATCCATAGGTGAGGAGGAGCATTGGGTGGCAATTCAATCATGGTTAGACAAAAAGGATCAATTTTCATGTGTTTATGTGTCATTTGGAAGTGAAAGTTTCTTCTCAAAGCAAGAAATTGAAGAGATAGCCAAAGGGCTTGACCTAAGCAAAGTTAGCTTTATTTGGACAATCAAATTTCCAAAGGGGATAAACACTAAAATAGAAGAAATGGTTCCACAAGGTTTTCTTGAAAGTACAAAGGGAAAAGGGATGGTTATTGAAGGATGGGCACCACAAAGTCAAATTTTGAACCATTCAAGTATTGGAGGTTTTGTAACTCATTGTGGATGGAATTCGATGTTAGAAAGCATGAGTTTTGGAGTACCAATAATAGCCATGCCTATGAATCATGATCAACCATTGAATTCAAGAATAGTGGAAGAACTTGGCATAGGGGTGGATATTTTGAGAGGTGAAAATGGGGAAATAAAGAGAGAAGAGGTGGCAAAAGGAATAAGGAAGGTGGTGGAGGAGAACACTAGGAAAGAAGTAAATTTGAAAGCAAGAGAATTGAGTGAGAAGATAAAATTGAAAGGGGAGAAAGCTATTGTTGAAGGTATTAAGAAGATGTTGAAGCTTTTGTATTAG